The genomic interval CGCGGTCGTCGGGCCGAAGTCACCCTTCTGCAGCGCAGCGGCCAGGGCGGCGCCGTCGTCCTCCCAGCCGAAGACGTAGTAACCGGCGTTGAGGTAGGCGTCGGTCCACTCGTCAGGTCCGATCTTGCCGTTTGCGGGCTTCTTCGCGAGCTTGTCGCGCATCGAATACCACTGCTTCTTGATGGCCTTGCCGCTCGTGCCGAGGTGGTACGTCGCGTCGTTGCCCGCGACCCAGTCGAAGAAGACGTCCATGTTCTTGTCGAACGCGATGTCCTGGTTGAGGTTCGCGTCGTACCAGACGTCGCGCGGGTCGACGACACCGTCCATGACCATGCGACGCGTCTGCTTCGGGAACATCGTGGCGTAGACCTGGCCGAGGTACGTGCCGTAGCTGAAGCCGTAGAAGTTGATCTGCTTCTCACCGAGCGCCTTGCGGATCGAGTCCATGTCGCGCACGTTGTCGATCGTCTTCATGTGCGGCATGAGCTTCGCACCGGCAGCCTTGGAGCACGACGCGGAGTAGGCGGCCGACCTCTTCAGCCAGGCCTGCGACGTGCCGGCCTTCGTCACCCGGTAGTCAGGGCGGTTGTAGCCGAAGTAGTTGCCGTCGCAGGCCAGGGTCGGGACGCTGGAGCCCACGCCGCGCGGGTCGAAGCCGATCCAGTCGTACGGGTCGCCGCCCTTGTTGGGCACGGCGCCGCCGAGGCGCGACAGCGTCAGACCAGAGCCGCCCGGGCCACCTGGGTTGACGAGCATGATGCCCTGCTTCTTGGCGTCGCTCGTCTTGTGCTTGATGCGGGAGACGGCGATCTTGATCTTCTCGCCCTTGGGCTTGGCGTAGTCGAGGGGCACCTGGACGAATCCGCACTGGGCGCCGGCCTTGCTCAGGCGCGCGTTCGCGCAGGTACCCCAGGTGACCGGCGGCGGGGTGTAGGACGAGGAGGCGTCCGCAGTGGGCGTCGCGCCCTGAGCGGGAACGGAACTCGCCGCCGTGACGGGGGCCGACAGCCCGACGCCCAGCAGGCTGAACGCAGCGCCCACGGCGCCGATGGTCTTCTTCATGCGTACTCCCTGGATGGCCTGGTGAACCGCGCGTCCACGAGCGTGTGGCGCCGTGTTCGATCATGCCCCTTGGAATGCGCTGTGTGTCTCCCCTGTGTAACCTTTGTGTAAAGTTCGTCACACTAGGCATGTCGCTCGACAAGGGTGATCAACCCTGAGGGCGCACGAACGGAAACGCGAGCGTCGCACGGATCGGCGCACCGAGCATCATCATGATGGAGCGGTCGACGCCGATGCCGAGCCCACCCGTCGGCGGCATCGCGTACTCGAGAGCGCTGAGGAACGCCTCGTCGAGCGACATCGCCTCGACGTCACCGGCCGCGGCCTTGAGGGACTGCTCCGTCAGGCGCTTTCGCTGTTCGATCGGGTCGACGAGCTCCGAGTAGGCGGTGCCGATCTCGGCGCCGAACGCGACGAGGTCCCAGCGCTCCGACAGCCTGGGGTCGCCGCGATGCGCGCGGGTGAGCGGTGACGTCTCGACGGGAAAGTCGATGTAGAACGTCGGGAACATGGTCTGGCCCTCGACGAGTTCGTCGTACAGCTCGACGACGAGTTCACCCGCACTCTTCTCGCGCGGCGCGTCGACGCCGTGCGCCGCGCAGACCGCAGCCACCTCGTCCCGCGACGACGCCGACGTCAGCAACACCCCGCAGGCCCTGGAGACGGCTTCGTGCACGGGGATCGTCGGCCACTGCCCCGACAGGTCGACACGCTCGATGGTGCCGTCGGGGCGGAGGCGTTCGGCGAACTCCCCACCGTTGACGGCCCGCGCGACGGCGAGGAGCACCTCGCGCGTCAGGTCGCGCATCGTCAGGTAATCGCCGTAGGCGTCGTAGGCCTCGAGCGAGGTGAACTCGGGGTTGTGGGTCGCGTCTGCGCCCTCGTTGCGGAAGTTGCGGTTCAGCTCGAACACCTTCTGCATCCCGCCGACGGCGAGCCGCTTCAGGTACAGCTCGGGAGCGATGCGCATGAACAGATCCATGCCGTAAGCATTGATGTGAGTCTTGAACGGGCGCGCGGACGCCCCACCGTGCACCGCCTGCAGCATCGGCGTCTCCACCTCGGTGTACCCGAGTGCGTCGAACGCGTCACGGAACGCCCGCACACCGCGTGATCGGCGCAGCAGCATGT from Dermacoccus nishinomiyaensis carries:
- a CDS encoding alpha/beta fold hydrolase, producing the protein MKKTIGAVGAAFSLLGVGLSAPVTAASSVPAQGATPTADASSSYTPPPVTWGTCANARLSKAGAQCGFVQVPLDYAKPKGEKIKIAVSRIKHKTSDAKKQGIMLVNPGGPGGSGLTLSRLGGAVPNKGGDPYDWIGFDPRGVGSSVPTLACDGNYFGYNRPDYRVTKAGTSQAWLKRSAAYSASCSKAAGAKLMPHMKTIDNVRDMDSIRKALGEKQINFYGFSYGTYLGQVYATMFPKQTRRMVMDGVVDPRDVWYDANLNQDIAFDKNMDVFFDWVAGNDATYHLGTSGKAIKKQWYSMRDKLAKKPANGKIGPDEWTDAYLNAGYYVFGWEDDGAALAAALQKGDFGPTTALYDDANGSGPGSDNSYAVYLGTQCTDVKWSNVWSKWLSDNSKVDKKAPFETWANAMFNLPCTSWPVTATNAQAMKIDGSKVGPVLLIAETHDGATPFPGALEVRKRFPKSALIEGVGGTTHSGSLNGIACTDDKISAYLLTGAMPARTGGPGHADVECDPVPQPEPGPANEVTDSASSTKKKHHHVQQREGMQADLRSSLQKVATVGAR